The Methanobacterium sp. BAmetb5 genome includes a region encoding these proteins:
- a CDS encoding sugar phosphate nucleotidyltransferase — MTSTVGMILCGGFGKRLRPLTERVPKPLIEIKDDYTILDKQLFDFKNAGVNQVYLLTGFLSDKIRERFGEDYMGVKIEYVEEDKPLGTLNAIRLGMEAVGPGKQCIIRNGDVVADLNIKKMIETGEKSDHPLSIFITRMVSPYGIVEISGDRLVSFKEKPVLDYYINGGVYFSKGEINFGDFDVGDIEKTVFPMYAKSNQLGYYQEDGLFWMAIDTSKELEEIRKEYKNREDKPWGYEKILINTEKYLTKELFIREGYQTSYHHHPHKDETMYILSGAGYIEFEDRKEYFGKNDTIRIKPLENHTIVAMENTVLHEISTPHPDDTVRVKDYYDVR, encoded by the coding sequence ATGACCAGTACAGTAGGTATGATACTCTGCGGAGGATTTGGGAAACGTTTAAGGCCCCTCACGGAAAGAGTGCCCAAACCCCTCATTGAAATTAAGGATGATTACACTATTCTAGATAAACAACTCTTCGACTTCAAAAACGCTGGTGTTAACCAGGTTTACCTCTTGACCGGTTTTTTAAGTGATAAGATCCGGGAGAGATTTGGTGAAGACTACATGGGCGTTAAAATAGAATATGTGGAAGAAGATAAACCACTGGGGACCCTTAATGCCATAAGGTTAGGGATGGAAGCTGTTGGTCCTGGAAAACAATGCATTATACGCAACGGAGATGTTGTGGCTGATCTTAACATTAAAAAAATGATTGAAACTGGTGAAAAATCCGACCACCCCTTATCCATATTTATCACCCGCATGGTTTCCCCCTACGGAATAGTGGAAATCAGCGGCGATCGATTAGTATCTTTCAAGGAAAAACCAGTTCTTGATTACTATATAAACGGAGGAGTGTACTTCTCCAAGGGAGAAATTAACTTTGGAGACTTTGATGTTGGAGATATTGAGAAAACGGTCTTCCCCATGTACGCCAAAAGTAACCAGTTGGGTTACTACCAGGAGGATGGTCTGTTCTGGATGGCCATAGACACCTCCAAGGAACTGGAGGAAATCCGTAAAGAGTACAAAAACCGGGAAGATAAACCATGGGGATACGAAAAAATCCTGATAAACACTGAAAAATACTTAACCAAGGAGTTATTCATCAGGGAAGGTTACCAGACCTCTTACCACCACCACCCCCACAAGGATGAAACCATGTACATCCTCAGTGGAGCAGGATACATAGAATTTGAAGACCGTAAAGAGTATTTCGGTAAAAACGACACCATTCGGATTAAGCCCCTTGAAAACCACACCATAGTGGCCATGGAAAATACAGTTCTCCACGAAATATCAACCCCTCATCCTGACGACACCGTCCGAGTTAAGGACTACTACGACGTCAGGTAA
- the hisH gene encoding imidazole glycerol phosphate synthase subunit HisH, translating to MITIIDYGSGNLKSIRNGFRRIGAEALVTNDKKELKQAEVLILPGVGAFGTAMENLQKYQDIIHQHIQEGKPFLGVCLGLQVLFSESEESPGVKGLDVFPGKVVRFPETLPHQGLKIPHMGWNDLNTRRYSPLMDGIDQNYMYFVHSYYVQPENPEIVVATVDYGVEVPAVVARDNVFATQFHPEKSGPVGLEILKNFLKQVI from the coding sequence ATGATAACTATTATCGATTATGGTAGCGGAAACCTGAAAAGCATTCGTAATGGATTCCGTCGTATCGGGGCAGAGGCGCTGGTAACTAATGATAAAAAGGAATTAAAGCAGGCAGAGGTGCTGATCCTCCCTGGTGTGGGGGCTTTCGGAACAGCTATGGAAAACCTCCAAAAATATCAGGACATCATCCATCAACACATCCAGGAAGGTAAACCCTTTTTAGGTGTTTGTCTGGGTTTGCAAGTGTTATTCAGTGAGAGTGAGGAAAGTCCTGGAGTTAAAGGGCTGGATGTGTTCCCCGGTAAGGTGGTTCGTTTTCCAGAGACGCTGCCCCATCAAGGCCTTAAAATTCCCCACATGGGATGGAACGATCTTAATACCCGCCGATATTCCCCTTTAATGGATGGGATAGACCAAAATTACATGTACTTTGTTCACTCCTATTATGTACAGCCAGAGAACCCGGAAATAGTTGTGGCCACCGTGGACTATGGAGTGGAAGTGCCCGCAGTTGTGGCCCGGGACAATGTATTCGCCACCCAGTTCCACCCGGAAAAAAGTGGACCAGTAGGTCTGGAAATATTGAAAAACTTCCTTAAACAAGTCATATAA